In Labrus bergylta chromosome 11, fLabBer1.1, whole genome shotgun sequence, one genomic interval encodes:
- the LOC109988052 gene encoding putative coiled-coil domain-containing protein 195 yields the protein MLEPQQPGELLLHESPPVFGKPWYWQRSSSAMESTRSLAHVIMEMREDIKKLEEENRELKGDYGQRTFREGSRVSSTAEQIENPYLNLRRNASAPDLEGQYKENTVMTVRRYSITSNMSGVTMKEGGSDRAAQRDSGWGRLEEDIHHHHGNSIFGNSAKGEVTNRHSLQEYVHKNRTKVKTVTFLLPVDDIYTSRPVLTKHQEGPKITELASISETDS from the exons ATGTTAGAGCCCCAGCAGCCTGGAGAGCTCCTCCTGCATGAGTCCCCGCCGGTGTTTGGGAAGCCATGGTACTGGCAGCGCAGCAGCAGCGCCATGGAGAGCACGCGCAGCCTGGCGCACGTCATCATGGAGATGCGCGAGGATATCaagaagctggaggaggagaaccGAGAACTCAAGGGGGACTATGGTCAGCGGACATTTAGGGAAGGCAGTAGAGTTTCTTCAACCGCGGAGCAGATTGAAAACCCGTACTTGAACCTGAGGAGGAATGCGTCTGCGCCAGACCTTGAGGGACAATATAAAG AAAACACCGTCATGACAGTCAGGAGGTACTCTATCACCTCCAACATGTCCGGTGTAACCATGAAAGAGGGGGGGTCTGACAGAGCAGCGCAGAGGGACTCAGGATGGGGACGACTAGAAGAAGACATCCACCATCACCATGGGAACAGCATCTTTGGAAACTCAGCCAAAGGAGAGGTTACCAACAGGCACTCTCTGCAAGAATATGTGCACAAAAACAG GACAAAGGTAAAAACCGTGACATTCCTTCTACCAGTGGATGACATTTACACCAGTAGACCAGTTCTCACTAAGCACCAGGAGGGGCCTAAAATCACAGAGCTGGCCTCAATATCTGAGACAGATTCTTGA